In Molothrus aeneus isolate 106 chromosome 4, BPBGC_Maene_1.0, whole genome shotgun sequence, the following are encoded in one genomic region:
- the CD8B gene encoding T-cell surface glycoprotein CD8 beta chain — MARPWLRLCICLQIPGFYTTLLLTQTPGHMLTQTSNKTEILCDLKKEHTGVYWYRWSQERQQFQFLLFSNAMGKATYGRNVEEKKFSVHEAGSQSSYSLHISGLHPSDSGIYYCSMSQYSQLLLGTGTQLTVGKQHPLPPKTTQTPVSKTPLPRTTKRKAAGREGACSPLVWIPLAAAVLLLLLSLVPIAYRLHRLRRRLRLRIHKQ; from the exons GTTTTTATACAACTCTACTATTAACCCAAACTCCAGGGCATATGCTAACCCAAACTAGCAATAAAACTGAAATCCTCTGTGACCTGAAGAAGGAGCACACCGGGGTCTACTGGTACCGCTGGAGCCAGGAGAGGCAACAATTCCAGTTCTTGTTGTTCTCCAACGCAATGGGCAAAGCCACATATGGCCGAAATGTGGAGGAGAAAAAGTTTAGTGTCCATGAGGCGGGGTCCCAGAGCTCCTACAGCCTGCACATCAGCGGCCTGCATCCCTCAGACAGCGGCATCTACTACTGCTCCATGTCCCAGtactcccagctcctcctgggcactgggacacaGCTCACAGTGGGTAAGCAGCACC CTTTGCCTCCAAAGACCACACAGACACCAGTGTCCAAAACGCCTCTGCCACGGACAACCAAAAGGAAAGCTGCCGGCAGGGAAG gTGCCTGCAGTCCCCTGGTCTGgatcccactggctgctgctgtcctgctgctcctgctgagcctgGTCCCCATCGCCTACCGCCTGCACC GTCTGCGGCGGAGGCTGCGGCTTCGCATCCACAAGCAGTAA
- the LOC136556104 gene encoding T-cell surface glycoprotein CD8 alpha chain-like has product MDTSPALLLLLTLGFCCPGIYGQSLEIKLRSPKDISQLRVGQKLELECHTDRNHGASWIRQDRSGSLHFIVFISSVSRATFQGGQRTSNRFEASKDSSIHGLAVKSFTPQDQGSYFCVMNLNQMLHFSPGQRAFLPVTTAVAPSTPGPTTQRGTTEGDSCLRTPDPDSRMQEDLDSSCLTFLCVTLAGLCLLLLATTIVLYQLKVAPTPSRCT; this is encoded by the exons ATGGACacatctcctgccctgctcctgctgctcaccctgggattct gctgccctgggatCTATGGCCAGTCACTTGAGATCAAGCTCAGGTCTCCCAAGGACATCAGCCAGCTCCGGGTGGGACagaagctggagctggagtGTCACACTGACAGGAACCATGGGGCATCCTGGATCCGCCAGGACAGGAGTGGGAGCCTTCACTTCATTGTCTTCATCAGCTCCGTGTCTCGGGCCACGTTTCAAGGGGGTCAGAGAACATCCAATCGCTTTGAGGCGAGCAAAGACAGCTCCATCCATGGGCTGGCAGTGAAATCTTTCACACCGCAGGACCAGGGGAGCTATTTCTGCGTGATGAATCTCAACCAAATGCTGCACTTCAGCCCTGGCCAGCGTGCCTTCCTCCCAG TCACCACTGCAGTGGCACCCAGCACTCCAGGACCCACCACCCAGAGGGGCACCACTGAAGGGGACTCCTGCCTGAGGACACCAGATCCAG ACAGCAGAATGCAGGAAGACCTGGATTCCTCCTGTCTCACCTTCCTCTGTGTCACCTTGGCAGGCctctgtctcctgctcctggccaccACCATCGTGCTGTATCAACTTAAGGTCGCACCTACGCCCTCTAGGTGCACCTGA
- the CD8A gene encoding T-cell surface glycoprotein CD8 alpha chain: MDTSPALLLLLTLGFCCPGIYGQSLEIKLRSPKDISQLRVGQKLELECHTDRNHGASWIRQDRSGSLHFIVFISSMSRATFQGGQKTSTRFEASKDSSIHRLAVKSFTPQDQGSYFCVMNLNQMLHFSPGQRAFLPATTTVAPSTPGPTTQRGITEEPNLTTADPEGRIQGDLNFFCHIFIWGPLAGACLLVFIALVITIVLCQQTRRRRCRCKRPANGKPPTKPRTPN, from the exons ATGGACacatctcctgccctgctcctgctgctcaccctgggattct gctgccctgggatCTATGGCCAGTCACTTGAGATCAAGCTCAGGTCTCCCAAGGACATCAGCCAGCTCCGGGTGGGACagaagctggagctggagtGTCACACTGACAGGAACCATGGGGCATCCTGGATCCGCCAGGACAGGAGTGGGAGCCTTCACTTCATTGTCTTCATCAGCTCCATGTCTCGGGCCACGTTTCAAGGGGGTCAGAAAACATCCACTCGCTTTGAGGCGAGCAAAGACAGCTCCATCCATCGGCTGGCAGTGAAATCTTTCACACCACAGGACCAGGGGAGCTATTTCTGCGTGATGAATCTCAACCAAATGCTGCACTTCAGCCCTGGCCAGCGTGCCTTCCTCCCAG CCACCACCACAGTGGCACCCAGCACTCCAGGACCCACCACCCAGAGGGGCATCACTGAGGAGCCCAACCTCACAACTGCAGATCCAG AGGGAAGAATACAGGGAGATCTGAATTTCTTCTGCCACATCTTCATCTGGGGGCCCTTGGCAGGTGCCTGCCTCCTGGTCTTCATTGCCCTGGTGATCACCATCGTGCTGTGCCAAC AAACCAGAAGACGAAGATGCAGGTGTAAGAG ACCTGCAAACGGGAAGCCCCCCACGAAACCCAGGACACCAAACTAG